In bacterium, the genomic stretch CCGAAGCCAAAACCGGCGCACCGCTTAAATACGGGACTCCTTCTATAAACGCCGTGTGCCCATCCACGATAATCTTCGCACCCATCCTGTTTAGCTCCGAAACATGGATAAACCGGTTTTCAAAAACTGTTTCGGTAATAATGCTCTTCCCGTCCGCGATGCTCATCAGGGCCATCATCTGCGCCTGCATATCAGTGGGAAAACCGGGATACGGCATGGTTTTTATGCTCACCGGTTTTACCTTATCGTCGACTTTAACCTCATAACCCTCTTTGTCTCTGATAATCTTAATACCCGCGTCTGAAAGTTTTTCCTCTAAAGCCTGATTATGTTCGGAAACCGCATTTTTTATTTTTATATTCCCCCTGGTTATCGCACCCGCAACCATAAAAGTCCCTGTCTCTATCCTGTCGGGAATTACTTTATAATTTACGGGACACAGTTCTTGGACACCTTTTACACGAATGACTTTTGTACCGCCGCCGGAAATTTCAGCACCCATGTGTGAAAGAAAATCTATCAAATCTTTAACCTCCGGTTCACATGCCGCATTTTCAATTACTGTCTCACCATCTGCCAAACATCCCGCAATAATAAGATTCTCAGTCGCTCCCACACTCGGAAAATCAAGATAAATCTTTGCACCTTGAAGTTTCGGACATTCGGCAATCACATAACCTTCGACCACATCGAGCTTTACACCCATTAATTCCAGACCTTTCAGATGAATATTCACAGGCCTTGCGCCGATTGCGCACCCGCCCGGCAAAGAAACCTTTGCCTTTCCGAGTCTTGCCAAAAGCGGAGCAATAACCAGAAACGACGCACGCATTGTTTTAACCAGATTGTAGGGCGCCAGATTGCTGTTTAATCCGTTCCCATCTATTTCGACCGAATTGGAATCAACAAAATCCGCTCTTGCACCAAGATTCCGGATCACCTCAAGGATTGTATCTATGTCTTTTAATCTCGGGACATTGGAAATTTGGGATTTGCCTTTGGATAATAATGCACTGACAATAATCGGCAGTGCCGCGTTTTTTGACCCGCTGATGAATACTTCACCTTCCAGTTTTCTGCCACCGTTAATAATAATTTTATCCATTCATTCCTTATCCGTTTAAGCCACTCAAACAATTTAAACTGTTTTTCTAACCGCTATCACTCTATCAAAACCGCTGTAATCCTTTATAACTTCCGGTTTGTCATACCCGCCATTATCTATCAGATTAAGAATTTTCTCCTTATGCTCAACCCCTATTTCCAATATCAAATACCCTCCGGGCTTTAAAAACTTTAGTGCGCCGTTTATAATACCCGGGTAAAATCTTAAGCCGTCTTCTCCTCCGTACAATGCTTTTTTTGGTTCATATCCGACATCAGGAGTTATCGAATCCATTTCAACGCGAGTCAAATAAGGCGGATTTGAAACAATGAAATCCATTTTCCCTTCTAAATTTTTGCCTTCAAACGGCAAAAACCAGCAGCCCTCGAAAAATACAATCCTGTTTTCCACGTTGTGTTTTTCGGCATTTTTTTTCGCGACTTTTAAAGCGTCACCTGATATATCTGTGGCAAAAACGAGGCCTTCATTTAAATGTTTCAACAGACTCACGGCTATATTGCCGCTTCCGGCCCCCAGATCAATTATCCACCATGGAAAATTTCTTTTGTCCCTTGCCAATTCCTGGACTTTCTCAACTAAAAATTCTGTTTCCGGCCTTGGGATTAAAACATTTTCATCGACAAAAAAATCCATCGACATAAACTCTTTTTTACCTAAAAGGTAAGCAATAGGTCTTAGTTTTTTTCTTTCAGCAAGTACAGACATCCACTTTGCGTATTTTTCGTCCAATATATCCGCTTCATCACGGATATGAAGTTTTTCACGCGAAACCTCAAGAATATGGCTTAAAAGAATCTCGGATTCCAGTTGATAATGCTTAATCCCCGCGTGCAACAAATATTCCGCCCCCTTTTTTAATTCCTCTTTTAAAATAATTTTTAAAATCACTTAATTTCCTCTCCCATTTTTTTTATTTGTTCATCCTGGTCATAGGAAATCAGAGAAGATATTAACTCATCCATGTCTCCTTCCATCACCGCCTGTAATTTATAAAGTGTTAACTTGATGCGATGATCCGTAAGCCTGTTTTGGGGGAAATTATAAGTCCTTATTTTTTCACTGCGGTCGCCGGTCCCTATTTGTGTCTTCCTTTCCTGTGAACGCGCCTGGTGCTGTTCTTCCACAAGTTTATCCATAAGCCTTGCCCGCAATATTTTCATCGCTTTTGCTTTATTTTTATGCTGGGACCTCTCATCCTGGCAGGAAATAACTATCCCCGTGGGAATATGAGTGAGACGGACAGCCGAATCTGTTGTATTAACATGCTGCCCGCCGGCGCCTCCTGAACGGCATATGTCAATTTTTAATTCTTCCGGTTTAATTTCAAGTTCCACTTCCTCAACCTCGGGAAGAATTGCAACCGTGACCGTGGACGTGTGGACCCTGCCGCTTCCCTCGGTCACTGGTACCCGCTGGACGCGGTGTGTCCCGCTTTCATATTTAAATTTACTGTAAACGCCTTTTCCTATAATGTTAAAAACAACTTCCTTTAAACCTCCTATCCCGATTGCGTTCCCGCTCAAAATTTCAATAGTCCATCCCTGCCGCTCGGCATAATGGGAATACATCCTGAAAAGCTCGCTCGCGAAAAGCGCCGATTCATCTCCGCCGGCACCGGCCCGGATTTCAACAATTACGTTTTTGTTATCATTCGGGTCTTTCGGGAGAAGCATGACCTTCAATTCATTGTCAATAGCGTCACTTTTTGTCTGGAGTTCCATGAGCTCGGCCTCTGCCAAAATAACCATGTCCCTGCCGGAATTTTTATCATGGATAATTTCTTTTGTGCCTTTTATTTCATCCCGGACTTTATTGAACTCATGGAGCTTAAAGATTAACGGTTCCAGTTCAGCCTGAGTTTTAGCGAGTTTCTGGAAT encodes the following:
- the prmC gene encoding peptide chain release factor N(5)-glutamine methyltransferase, encoding MILKIILKEELKKGAEYLLHAGIKHYQLESEILLSHILEVSREKLHIRDEADILDEKYAKWMSVLAERKKLRPIAYLLGKKEFMSMDFFVDENVLIPRPETEFLVEKVQELARDKRNFPWWIIDLGAGSGNIAVSLLKHLNEGLVFATDISGDALKVAKKNAEKHNVENRIVFFEGCWFLPFEGKNLEGKMDFIVSNPPYLTRVEMDSITPDVGYEPKKALYGGEDGLRFYPGIINGALKFLKPGGYLILEIGVEHKEKILNLIDNGGYDKPEVIKDYSGFDRVIAVRKTV
- the murA gene encoding UDP-N-acetylglucosamine 1-carboxyvinyltransferase; translation: MDKIIINGGRKLEGEVFISGSKNAALPIIVSALLSKGKSQISNVPRLKDIDTILEVIRNLGARADFVDSNSVEIDGNGLNSNLAPYNLVKTMRASFLVIAPLLARLGKAKVSLPGGCAIGARPVNIHLKGLELMGVKLDVVEGYVIAECPKLQGAKIYLDFPSVGATENLIIAGCLADGETVIENAACEPEVKDLIDFLSHMGAEISGGGTKVIRVKGVQELCPVNYKVIPDRIETGTFMVAGAITRGNIKIKNAVSEHNQALEEKLSDAGIKIIRDKEGYEVKVDDKVKPVSIKTMPYPGFPTDMQAQMMALMSIADGKSIITETVFENRFIHVSELNRMGAKIIVDGHTAFIEGVPYLSGAPVLASDLRASAALILAGLVARGRTEVKRVYHLDRGYENIEKKFAKLGADILREKDEDLY
- the prfA gene encoding peptide chain release factor 1, which translates into the protein MLEKLQDIEKKYQEITHKMSDPLIISNRAEFQKLAKTQAELEPLIFKLHEFNKVRDEIKGTKEIIHDKNSGRDMVILAEAELMELQTKSDAIDNELKVMLLPKDPNDNKNVIVEIRAGAGGDESALFASELFRMYSHYAERQGWTIEILSGNAIGIGGLKEVVFNIIGKGVYSKFKYESGTHRVQRVPVTEGSGRVHTSTVTVAILPEVEEVELEIKPEELKIDICRSGGAGGQHVNTTDSAVRLTHIPTGIVISCQDERSQHKNKAKAMKILRARLMDKLVEEQHQARSQERKTQIGTGDRSEKIRTYNFPQNRLTDHRIKLTLYKLQAVMEGDMDELISSLISYDQDEQIKKMGEEIK